From the Sneathiella sp. P13V-1 genome, one window contains:
- a CDS encoding cyclase family protein → MSRWKNRPEGSNWGDFGEEDQNGRLNLITPEKIRNAAKEIQTGERFCLSLPLDLPGGNLLNPNRHPPKLQPTMRGEKENSNYLISGDFPQFYDVISDDAVFLHTQYSTQWDGLSHVGQEFDADGDGIAEVVYYNGYRGDEHVGKFGPDGTMYAKALGIESMAEKGVQGRGVMIDLHGEFGRDPVSVGYDDLMRVMDKDQVTVEEGDMVCLHTGFATVVREMAGKPDKDKLHNSCATLNGRDGKLLNWITDSGLSVLIADNYAVETYPAKPGSDCCAALPIHEHCLFKLGIHLGELWYFADLNDWLKNNGRSRFFLTAPPLRLPGAVGSPANPVATV, encoded by the coding sequence ATGTCGCGCTGGAAAAACAGACCAGAAGGATCAAACTGGGGAGATTTCGGGGAGGAAGACCAAAATGGCCGCCTTAATCTGATAACGCCGGAAAAAATCAGGAATGCCGCAAAAGAAATTCAAACTGGTGAACGCTTTTGTTTGTCCCTGCCTCTGGATCTGCCAGGGGGGAATCTTCTAAACCCCAACAGACATCCACCAAAGCTGCAGCCAACAATGCGCGGTGAGAAGGAAAACAGCAATTATCTGATTTCAGGAGATTTTCCGCAGTTCTATGACGTTATCAGTGATGATGCAGTCTTTTTGCACACACAATATTCAACCCAATGGGACGGGCTGTCTCATGTAGGGCAGGAATTTGACGCCGATGGGGACGGAATAGCCGAGGTTGTTTATTACAACGGCTACCGTGGAGATGAGCATGTCGGCAAATTCGGTCCCGATGGAACGATGTATGCAAAGGCGCTCGGTATCGAAAGTATGGCTGAAAAAGGTGTTCAGGGGCGAGGGGTGATGATCGATCTACATGGTGAGTTCGGTCGGGATCCAGTCTCAGTTGGCTATGATGATCTGATGCGGGTGATGGACAAAGATCAGGTAACAGTTGAAGAAGGCGACATGGTCTGCCTTCACACTGGTTTTGCGACGGTTGTCAGAGAGATGGCTGGAAAGCCAGATAAAGACAAGCTCCATAATTCATGTGCAACGCTCAATGGACGTGATGGGAAATTGCTCAACTGGATTACAGATAGCGGATTGTCGGTCCTCATTGCAGACAACTATGCGGTAGAGACCTATCCAGCTAAACCGGGAAGTGATTGTTGTGCAGCCCTTCCCATCCACGAGCATTGTCTCTTTAAGCTAGGCATCCACTTGGGTGAACTTTGGTATTTTGCGGATCTTAATGATTGGCTCAAAAACAATGGCCGGTCGCGTTTCTTCCTGACGGCGCCACCCCTTAGATTGCCCGGGGCTGTCGGATCTCCTGCAAATCCCGTAGCAACGGTATAG